In the genome of Streptomyces aquilus, the window GAAGGGATGGTGGTCCCCGGTCGAGCAGATGAGATCCCCCCGCACCCCCCTCTGCCGAGCCGGGTAGCGGACAACAGAAGGTCGGCACGGAAGTAGAGCCGACAGATGGTGTTCAATTTCCTTCGGGGCCCTGGTGCCGTACGGCACCAGGGCCCCTCGACACGTTGCAGCAGTGAGGTGGCATGGCATCGGACAACCCCCTGAATGATCATCTGGACGACGACGACTACCCCGCCTACACGATGGGCCGGGCGGCCGAGATGCTCGGCACGACGCCGGCATTCCTGCGGGCCATCGGTGAGGCGCGTCTGATCACTCCGCTGCGCTCGGAGGGAGGGCACCGCCGCTACTCCCGTTATCAACTGCGCATCGCGGCGCGCGCCCGGGAGCTCGTCGACAAGGGGACGCCGATCGAGGCCGCGTGCCGCATCGTCATCCTCGAGGATCAGCTTGAGGAAGCGCAGCGCATCAACGCCGCCTACCGCCACGCCGCAGGCGAATCAGCGGACCGCGTCGAGTCTGAATCCGCCTGATCGCGCAAGAGGTCATGCCGCCCCAGCTCTCG includes:
- a CDS encoding helix-turn-helix domain-containing protein, producing MASDNPLNDHLDDDDYPAYTMGRAAEMLGTTPAFLRAIGEARLITPLRSEGGHRRYSRYQLRIAARARELVDKGTPIEAACRIVILEDQLEEAQRINAAYRHAAGESADRVESESA